TTTCCTGCGATGCTAAGTCCATTGCACCAATACTCTTCGTGAATTGTATAGGGGCAATCACAACCTACTATTAATAGTTTTGCTGCATACTTACGTTTATTttctgacagccctacagaaaagattttttgaaaaatacaagaaatgtgatctggaaacagaaattgctacacatactaactaagatacgtagcaattaactgacacaaaaaaaaattgaaaaaaattaaacactgattcacaaaatccactttgtattgggaaataacactttcagccaatacagacaacgcaaaacatgacataaacaaccagagaaaatggcggacatcgaaacaattgacacgcgaaaccgcgatgtgaattgcctctatttAGTCTATCTCATTTACCAAATCCAACATAAAGGTCCAACAGATGCCAAAACGGACAGTAGCTGTTTTCCAACATCTATTtaacagtataaaagacttaaTAAAACATTCTATGTTCAGTAACGGTGTTGGTTCGCTAGCACCGTTACTGTGGGATACCACAGTGTATGATAAATGATGGTTATATGGTGATGGACGTTGTCGGACCATTTGGAGATTGTCTGACGCTAATTCCAGTtcgaaaatggcttcaagaCTATCGTAAGGATCAATATAACCATGATTTATCATACACTGTGGTATCCCATAGGTGCAGAAATGTGCGAATGGTATAAGGTGGCTAGTAtatgggatatacttgtattcaatgtgaagaccctgttataccgtgagtttttacttctatatgtaaactgcatggaatatacttgtatacttCTATACTTGTATGGTGATGGACGTGGTCGGACCATTGGAGATTGTCTGACGCTAATTCCAggtcgaaaatggcttcaagaggtagccggagaaataggaccccgaccaataggacccggagaaataggaccccaAAAAAggccatggagaaataggacccggagaaataggacctctttttctatctttctttttagggTCCTATTCCTCCCCTCCGCCTTCGTATAGGTACGGCCTATATAGTTTTCAGCTGACAGAACAGCGTTGGCGTTGATGCACACATTGAAACAGCCacaacttttttgtttcaactctGATTtcttactacaccacgacgtattccgctcccgagtactacaccaccaaggcccTTGGCTACTACACTGAGCCTCCTAAATATTATCCAGCTCACAGCTACAAAACTGAAGCCCCAAAGTACTATCCATAGCCCTTTAATTATAATCAGCTTgctaacaaaaacaatgttACAGTTTTAAATGAGTCGGACTTTCAGAGTCGATAAGTCGGAACTGGAACGAATAAAGCTATGACTTACTCAACACGAGACTACAACGTTCTCAGACCCATTTTACCTCAATTTTGTAGGAGACGTCAATAATATCGCAAAAATGCAAATAGTATGGTGTCATTGTAGGGGTGACGATTGGGAACACTTGAGGTACTTCTTGGAACACTCTTCCGCGCCGTTTCTGTTCACACAAAACGCGTTCGTAGGTTTTGGATTTGTTGTGGGTATGAAAATCAACGCTCTTCAGGACAACAaaggttttaaaataaactaaaagaataatcacaataataataacaaaattaaaataaaaactaccTCAATGAGAAAAACCGTTGCACCAAGCAATGTTGTCATGCTTTGGTTGTCTACATCTGCATGCAAGAGAATGGTTTCACCTGCGACATAGCCTGTACGGTCTAGATACAGTGTTACCGTTATAAGTCCAGATCGGCAGCAAAACCAACGAAAAACGGGCTTGCTTTTTATTGATTGTGTTGGTAGCtatcaataaaatttaaaagatggtgattttgaaaaatatgttAACATATCATGTAGAAATAATTTTACTGCTGCTTTTGGGATTGTATTTAAGTCAACAATGGTTTTAACTGTAAAAGCGAGCACATATTCGTAATTTGGTTTCCATGACGGCTTCAAAACTccctaaagaaaaaagttattttttatGGTATTTTCGagacattaaaaaataatttttgaaaagtaaactAACAGTGAATGGAATGTAgcaggtttttccatttgctTGACGTGAAGATCTCTTCAAAACTACTTTGATTGAGTATTTGACATGGCCATAGCCAAATTTTTTCAACATCTCAGTTTGAAATGAAGAGGGAATTTTTTTGGAAGTACAAACACAAATGGAAATTGGTGAACTCCACTGACAAGTTCAAATGTTTCTCTGCCTGCaagtaaaacaattaatgtatataacataataaaaatattggaCATTGCTTGTcactaaatatataaattgATACCTTCATTGGTAATTAGAGGAATAATCAGGTCTAGATAAGTTTCTTCTGCTGAATAGTAAGTCTGACTACTCAattctttgaaacaaaattttgcacAGCCTTGACATTCCAGGTATATTCCTACCAAAGTTAAAAGTGTAACAACgagtgaaattttaaaatacattaatTAAAACCTTTCAGTATTTTACTGCTGACATTTGAGATGTGAACTACTCCAGACACTTCCTCTCCAGGAAAATAAATTCCAACAGGATTGTCTAATTCTATAGTGAGACTTTCTATCCCCGTAATGCAGCTTTGGAACCATAACTCAACTTCATTGCAAGCCAGTTTTTCACAAAGATTTCTTTACACAAACAACATATTTGTGAAAACTTCTATAACAACTACCAGTCAGCGTCCGTACCCTTTAATGGCAACAGCTGGTCGtaagttttataaataaaaatatgaaagcGCTAGTTTCGGCTTCTGGATCAATAGTTTAAATACCTATGGCTGCTCCAATGACAGGAATTCATTTAACACATTTCTAAATTCTAAAATTCAGTAAATAAGTAATCTAATATCCCTGAAAACGCTAGTACAATTACATAACGTAGTAGcaagttttcaaaatcaagCAGTTCCATAAGGAATTCGTTGGAGCTTaaggtaaaaatgttaaaataaagaagTACACGTCAGCACTCTGCAGTCATAGATTTGATGGTTTAACCTGAGGTCAGGTAGAGTGCGTACAAGTATACTGTTATAATGAGGTAGTGTAGTTCTCTAGTAGTATAGTGCAACATGTTTCTCTCAAGTTAATTCAGtttgcataccaagaaaattctaaaaagCACATCCTCACAATCCCAAACATGTAAAGAATCTAAAAATTTACTTAAAACGAAACTTAAaactgaaaatattttgtggCATGTGTCAAGATTTGAACCGTCGCCATAGGAGATCGCCTAGACAGATGTCATGTATTATCATCTACCAGTGCGTGTTATTAGTTGAAATTATTGACATTGTTATGTTACGTTGCTTAATTCTATGCACTGCCTTtgtgttatttatttcttaaactagtaactttgggcccgtccagggccgggagataggtggcgctagcgtatttttaacgcttttttcgccatttaattctgccaaactgttaatgttaaatttttgcccGTCTACTCTTAAAGCTTTCTgcgttcccattttttgcccGCCGACCCGTTCATTGTCTCTACCCGCCAAGATGCCCACCTAGTTGCCCGTCCTCTCCCTCATAGTCTGCACGTCAACCTTTTGCCTGCCAAAACGACCGATATAGGTGCCCGACGTCCCAATTGGTGGCCCTGCCCGTTTAAACCCTCACAGTCTCAGCCCGTCAAATTGCTACCTGCCCGTCTAAtccctcacagtctctgcccatCGGCCCAATCTCTGTCCATTAAAACGCCCGCTGTAGTGGACCGTCTGCCCTGTCCTTGCCCCTGCCCGCCCTCTCCATCACAGTTTCTGCTCGTCAACCCACTCGCTGCCCACAAAAAAcccgctgtagttgcccgtcaGCTCCCTAACAGTCTCTGGCCGTCAAGCtcctctctgcccgtcgacgcACTCTTTGTCCGCCAAAAcgcccgctgtagttgcccgtcgacccTATCGTTGCCTTGCCCGTCTGCCCCCTCATAGTctgtgcccgtcaacccaatcTCTGTACCGGCCCGTCGACTCACTCActgtctctgcccgtcgacccaatCACTGCCGGCCAAAATTTCCGTTGTATTTGCCCGTCGAatcactcacagtctctgcccgtcctCCCACTCACTGCCCACAAAAATGCCCAATGAAGTTGCCCGTCAACTGATATATTGCCTCTGGCTATCTAATCCCTAACAGTTTTTGCCCGTCGACCCCCtcctctgcccgtcaaccccctCTTTGCCCGTCGATCAACAATCGATCAGCAAAAATAACCACTGTAGGGGGCCCGTCGACCATATCGTTGCCTCTGTTTACCATCctcctcacagtctctgcccgtcaacccatTTACTGCCCACCAAAATGTCCGTTTTAGTTGGCCGTCAACCTATTTATTGCCCCTGTCCGTCGGCTCACATGCTGTCTCGTCCACCTGTCCTCTCGTCCGATTTCGTCCACCTTTTACCTTAGCCGATCCCGCCATTTACCTTAGCCAGTAGCCGGCGGCAActtacagccaatcacagATGCGCTCATTGCAAAGGACCCAAAActcctcccacatttttccttagatttttatagagtatagatttcgttaatttggcaaaagttgaTCATCGACCGTAGACTCGCGCCCCAAGTTCAGGTTCCATGTTCCATGTTTCCATGAACATTGCTTCAATCCCTCTAAGCCTCATCTAGGGTCATTGATGATCAACAGACGCCATAACCACTAGGCTATGGGCGCCCAACTTAAGTTGATTTTGTAAAATGTGTTATGTTACTTCCGCAGTGCTCATCATGCATGTTTTCTACTTGGGcacaagaagagaaagagagatgaTAATATTAGTTTCCTAGAAtgcttatttttattaaaaacgaagaacaaaaacaaaaacaaactaattcattttttcttgtttgttttttttttttttttttattaaattaaattatattTACTGTAAGATACCACAGTATATGATAAATGGTGGCTATATGGTGATGGACGTTGTCGGACCATTTGGAGATTGTCTGACGCTAATTCCAggtcgaaaatggcttcaagaCTATCGTAAGGATCAATATAGCCATCATATAACATACTGTGGTGTACCATAGGTGCAGAAATGTGCGAATGGTATAAGGTGGCCTAGTATGGTGATGGACGTGGTCGGACCATTGGAGATTGTCTGACGCTAATTCCAggtcgaaaatggcttcaagaCTGTGTAAGGATCCATATATAGTCTGAATAACCTTAGCTCGATTGAAAGCGAACGCTGTACCCCTTAATGGAGGAAGCTAGGAGTCAACCCGGATTACCGGTGCCTCTGGCCGGTAATTTGACCGATgatcccacttttttattcattcttagATATAGCTCATTTAAATAAAGCCTGCATGTGCgtgaataaaaattcaaggatAAATAATGTGTAACAATGATCGTTACTTAATCTTTACCCGAATATTTATTCACGCACATGCATGCCTTATCTGTTCAGTATAGAATGAAACTGTTGACAGGTTAATAGCAGTCTTTGATATTGGTCAGTTCCCAGCAATGCGGGGAATTTCGATTTCAAGGTTCTCTCAGACAGGGTCATAGGCGATTGGAAACGACCGTGGTGGATCATTTTCGCATAACATGTTTACCCAACGCAGGAACGAGCAGGATCTCTTGAAACTCTTGTCTCTTGAAACTCTTGTCTTAACCAGTCTGCTGTTGGTGATATGGTCGATAAAGATTGAATAATAGGTCAGGGTATAATTTGCTACCAACCCGTTCATGTCGAAACTGGTCAAAGCATCAAGTTTAGCTTTTCACTTGCTGGAATGCAGGTGAAATGATTTGGCGTAGTATGGGATCTGGCGCACAAAATCAAGTCATAgaggatgttgaatttcagcTTACGTAAATTTATAGTCATACAAAACACTACGACGACCTAACGATTCATGAGATTTTTGAAATGCTATCTGCCTCATAATTATGAGCTGGAGCCGACGGCATCCTGTAAGTTTCAGGTGAAACAGGTAGTACTGATTAAATGGCGGTTCTGTTGAAGATACTGATAGTATGACAAACATGCTCTTGGCTATTACTGTTTAGCAACAGGATAGTGATCAGCTGTGCTGGAAGTTTTCTCCCCTAACCCTTCTTCTTGTCTTTGAGCCTACAGAGTAAGGTAATGTTTTTCACACCTGTCTACTCATACAGTATTATGTGTTTATGTTAAGGCTTGTTAAAAATACAATTATCTGTCTCTGGTTAGACTGATATAAGTGATCTTGTGAATTCGTGAATACTTTACTTTAACAGGTTCAAAAAGAAGGACATTCTCACAAATTCAAGAGTTACATGTTGCCAATCATTTACACACATTTAATTTAGCTCGAGAATGAAAAAATCCACAattcttgttgttgaaaacGAGAAGCACAACACACAATATTCGACTGTGCACTCTGGAACTACCGAAATCACAGAGATAGAAAATGTTAACTGCTCGGGTGCGGTGTAAGTGtctatttgctttatgtcGGCGAATAGATTTGGAGGTAGAGGCTGAAAAGTGgaagcggccatcatggataTTTTATCCCCCTTCCCTCACTCCCTCAGTTCCGATGTGCGGGGGAATTCTctactttaaaaaatgcattttctcgaaaatgtcgcaccaaaaagaaaagaaaaaaagaaaagaaaaaggcctcCGTGGGatgagagaaaaacaaaatgttgggGAGCTTAACAGGTGGGGTAAAAAACCCTTAAACACCTGAAATGCTGTATAAGCAGTTTCGTAAATATATATgcttcaaacaaacaaatatctTAGATAGACTCCGTTTTATATTTCCTCGTATTTACACCAACAACACAAAAAGCATCAAGGCATAAAATACACGGATTTAAATTATATTTCAGACAGGTTTTCAATAATTTAGTAGATCTTGTAGCCTTTGCCGTTGAAAGGGAAGTGGACGGGGGCAACGGGTAGCTCGTATTCGTGAACGGGAGCAACTGGGAGCTCGTATTCatggacgggagcgacgggAAAGTGGTcacctttgggctggaatccagcATCATCAGCGGtccaggtcaaagtgaatttctgaccttcaggggaaacccagAAAGAggatcccttgttggtgtttccCCTGAAGGTCCGGGGGTTGCTCTACACCAGTGAAACATATCATTTGACATTAATGTTATACTTCAGGAACGACTGTGATGAACGAATAAATATGGGAGATGAAATGTTCAgcgctttaaaaaaacttggcCTCTAATAGTATTTTGGAGctgcttcagtgtagtagcttggggcaGAGTAGTACtttggagcctcagtgtaataGCTGGGAGCCGcataagtggtggtgtagtattcggGCGCCTTTGTAGTGTAGTATTTTGGAGCCTCTGTATAGTAGCTAGGAGTGGCATATgatgtggtgtagtattcaggtgccttggtggtgtagtactgtGTAAGTAGTAAGTAAGTAGTGAGAATGCCATTGCAATGTCAAACTCTAACTGGAATCGTAGGATTGACAATAATtgtcataaataaacaataaggaTCCTACATAAGATTGTCGTTGCTTTTTCAACAAGTAACTGATTGAATGATAGAATGACAAGGGACATTGCTTAATGCTTATATACGGGTAAATACAAATCTAAATATTGAAATCTAATTGTAAATTGAATTCGGCGATTAATATTTGCGCTCTCGTTTCGTATAACTCTTAGCCGATGCATAAACCCATTAGTGTCGACATCGGCCGCAAGGTGATATGGAGGATTCTATTCTTGCATGTCATTAACGGTGttgatgcgtgatgccacacccTAAATCGTGAGTGCTAGATaataattcgaaattttaaatatttaattaagttttttgttttataatcAAGTCGAATGATATTCATCACTGTTTTCCcgataatgttcatttaagatATTACGTCATagtttctcagaatttaaatgggagTTAGTTTATGTCGGAAATTGCCCGATTGTGTTATCAACGTGGTTTGGTGCCTCaattcacggtatataagagttgagtgcatttctatgtgtagcggcacttgaaatgactgggtatGGCACCCTCCCAATTTTGGGATTgctagtaaccaagagtctgtaagcaaatacaactcgaaacgtcaagcgttggtatgggattggcccaccattccaatgcaaggctgaatagagaggtaagagctatcagctgatgtcacgatgtgggtcatatagtacagcaatatgatccGGGCCAACATCGTGACAGTTCTGGAGGATACTAGCATGTCATTCAAGAGCTTAGCGcaaccatttttttcgttttttttttttttttcacaatcaAGTGAAATTGCGCAAACAATGAAATCTAGCTGCTAGTACCCAATTTTGAGCATTGACTTTCTacttgacattttcaatggaaaactaGGAAAACCCACGATAGCGATGGAAATGCAGCATGAGATGGAGGATCTTCGCTACCCCACACAGTGCAATAGAGGCGGGGAAAGAAACTGGAAATTCGAAAATGTTCAACTTCAAGATGCCTTTGGGCTAAAGCGATGAATCAGGGTGACGGTAGGTATTATAAAAATGAACGTGTGAAGTGGAAGTAAACCAGTTACGTTGGTGCCTTCAAACTGACTCCATCGTCGGCAACATATTGCATCGGCGAAATATTGCATATTCGGCTGTCAATCATGCATAAGACAAAGTCGTTCattcatttttgcattttccagCAGCCCTACTAACTACAATGTTTCCCCCACTAGTTCATTGTATGGATCGATTATTGaactgtttaatttttgaatttttagggGACTACGATGTCACGCTGCTGTTTGCTTTTGCCATTTTGATGGCTACATCGGCGGGTACCGATGGGTTTGTCCTCATCTGGACACTAGACTACACAACCCCTACGCCCTACTACACCACCTCGTATGCTGCTCCCTCTTACAGCACCAAGGCTCTCGAATATTATACCACATATGCAgctcccagctactacaccgagtcTCCCAACTACTTAGTCTACTACACGACCAGAACGCCCAAATACTACACGACCATATACTCCGCTCCAACATACTACACTCAAGCCATTAAATACTATGCTGCTCAAAGGTATTGTACACCATTTCTTCGGCATCGGTAAGAGTTGTGCAATGCAGTTCTGACAGGATAAGTGTGCACACCTAAAATTTAACTAATTTCCAGAAAGTATTGGTTTCCATTTCCAAAAATTGCCAAATTTCTATTTCAGGGGGAAAATATAACTTTTTGTTCGAAACTGTGGCTATTGAAATAGGACTAATGCAGGGAAACTTATGAAGACAAAACCAAAATCATGTCTTGAGTTCTTTGAGGTAAAAATTTGGTTGTGGGACAGCATGCCATTCCTGAATTGCTATTTCTACAGATTCACTTGAACTTAACACCAGAGAAGGACCTGCCTTTGATCAGAAACAGAACTGGTGATATCCATAGCAAAATAAACTGTGAACTTTTACTATTAAAAATGGAGAAGTTGTGCAATGTAGGACCACACTCAAGACACAATTAAATAGGAGTGCCTTGTAACACAACTTTATTGAAAGCAAACTTTGACAGTACAGAAATTGGTATGCATTTTGATAACAGGAAACTTTTCCTAGTTAAGGTGAAAAGACCGAATGGTATAGTGATAGTTACCTTTCTGGCTTTAACTGATACTTTTTTTACTGTGTAAGCTGCAGAttatctttgttttgtttgatgcCACATTCAGTATGTTGTGTGCTCATTTTTGcctttgaaattattttaGGAAACTTATTGGTGCTGCATGCTGATGTTGTTCATGTTAACGCGATTTGGATCTTGGGGTTTGGATTAGTTAGAAATATTTGGATATTTCGAGGGCCTCAGGTACGTGCCATCTtgaacttttattttttctcagGCTGCAAGGTTCTTTGGTAGAGTGAGTGATTAGTCGATGTTTGTTAAAGCAAGCAGtaagcaaaaaaattaaatttaataaaaaaaaaacaagaaaaaatgaatttctttgtttttgtttttgttccttattttaaataaaaatcagcATTCAAGGAAACTAATATTATCaactctctttctcttcttgtgCCCAAGTAGAAAACATGCATGATGAGCACTGCGGAAGTTACATAACACATTTTACAAAATCAACTTAAGTTGGGCGCTCATAGCCTAGTGGTTATGGCGTCTGTTGATCATCGATGACCCTAGATGAGGCTTAGAGGGATTGAAGCAATGTTCATGGAAACATGGAACATGGAACCTGAACTTGGGGCGCGAGTCTACGGTCGATGAtcaacttttgccaaattaacgaaatttaagaaataaataacacaAAGGCAGTGCATAGAATTAAGCAACGTAACATAACAATGTCAATAATTTCAACTAATAACACGCACTGGTAGATGATAATACATGACATCTGTCTAGGTGATTTCCTATGGTGACGGTTCAAATCTTGACACATGccacaaaatattttcagctTTAAGTTTCGTTTTAAGTAAATTTTTAGATTCTTTACATGTTTGGGATTGTGAGGATATGctttttagaattttcttggtatgcatatgcAAACTGAATTAACTTGAGAGAAACATGTTGCACTGTACTACTAGAGAACTACACTACCTCACTATAACAGTATACCTGTACGCACTCTACCTGACCTCAGGTTAAACCATCAAATCTATGACTGCAGAGTGCTGACGTGTActtctttattttaacatttttaccttAAGCTCCACCGAATTCCTTATGGAACTGcttgattttgaaaacttgCTACTACGTTATGTTATTGTACTAGCGTTTTCGGGGATATTAGATTACTGATTTACTGAATTTTAGAATTTAGAAATGTGTTAAATGAATTCCTGTCATTGGAGCAGCCATAGGTATTTAAACTATTGATCCAGCAGCCGAAACTGgcgcttttctatttttatttataaaacttaCGACCAGCTGTTGCCATTAAAGGGTACGGACGCTGACTGGTAGTTGTTATAGAAGTTTTCACAAATATGTTGTTTGTGTAAAGAAATCTTTGTGAAAAACTGGCTTGCAATGAAGTTGAGTTATGGTTCCAAAGCTGCATTATGGGGATAGAAAGTCTCACTATAGAATTAGACAATCCTGTTGGAATTTATTTTCCTGGAGAGGAAGTGTCTGGAGTACTTCACATCTCAAATGTCAGCAGTAAAATACTGAAAGGTTTTAATtgatgtattttaaaatttcactcGTTGTTACACTTTTAACTTTGGTAGGAATACACCTGGAATGTCAAGGCTgtgcaaaattttgtttcaaagaatTGAGTAGTCAGACTTACTATTCAGCTGAAGAAACTTATCTAGACCTGATTATTCCTCTAATTACCAATGAAGGTATcaatttatatatttagtgACAAGCAAtgttcaatatttttattatgttatatacattaattgttttacttGCAGGCAGAGAAACATTTGAACTTGTCAGTGGAGTTCACCAATTTCCATTTGTGTTTGTACTTCCAAAAAATTCTCTCTTCATTTCAAACTGAGATGTTGGAAAAATTTGGCTATGGCCATGTCAAATACTCAATCAAAGTAGTTTTGAAGAGATCTTCACGTCAAGCAAATGGAGAAACCTGCTACATTCCATTCACTGTTagtttacttttcaaaaattatttttgaatgtCTCGAAAAtaccataaaaattacttttttctttagggAGTTTTGAAGCCGTCATGGAAACCAAATTACGAATATGTGCTCGCTTTTACAGTTAAAACCATTGTTGACTTAAATACAATCCCAAAAGCAGCAGTAAAATTATTTCTACATGATAAGTTaacatattgtcacacgagttgtattgggacaagaacaaacaaatacaacaagtgatgacttaaattctaaacaatggtttaactcaaacaaaagggataaccattaccaaaagttggagaagcgtctgaagaactctagggaaaccagggaacttgtcttttaccgaattttacacttgcatttatactgctatgctaattacgccccttccggagcgcatgtctccgtatctacttctagcactgattatctgcaatgattcattcccacggtcgcagcgtagttcaatgagcgggtgaatcatctctgtaaagagataaacatttaccccttttcacccgcgacaatatcttTCAAAATCAccatcttttaaattttattgattGCTACCAACACAATCAATAAAAACCAAGCCCGTTTTTCGTTGGTTTTGCTGCCGATCTGGACTTATAACGATAACACTGTATCTAGACCGTACAGGCTATGTCGGAGGTGAAACCATTCTCTTGCATGCAGATGTAGATAACCAAAGCATGACAACATTGCTTGGTGCAACGGTTTTTCTCATTGAggtagtttttattttaattttgttattattattgtgattattcttttagtttattttaaaaccttTGTTGTCCTGAAGAGCGTTGATTTTCATACCCACAACAAATCCAAAACCTACGAACGCGTTTTGTGTGAACAGAAACGGCGCGGAAGAGTGTTCCAAGAAGTACCTCAAGTGTTCCCAATCGTCACCCCTACAATGACACCATACTATTTGCATTTTTGCGATATTATTGACGTCTCCTACAAAATTGAGGTAAAATGGGTCTGAGAACGTTGTAGTCTCGTGTTGAGTAAGTCATAGCTTTATTCGTTCCAGTTCCGACCTATCGACTCTGAAAGTCCGAGTCATTTAAAACTGTaacattgtttttgttagcAAGCTGATTATAATTAAAGGGCTATCGATAGTACTTTGGGGCTTCAGTTTTGTAGCTGGAAGCTGGATAATATTTAGGAGGCTCAGTGTAGTAGCCAAgggccttggtggtgtagtactcgggagcggAGTAcgtcgtggtgtagtaagaAATCagagttgaaacaaaaaagttgtGGCTGTTTCAATGTGTGCATCAACGCCAACGCTGTTCTGTCAGCTGAAAACTATATAGGCCGTACCTATACCAAGGCGGAGGGGAGgaataggacccggagaaataggaccctaaaaagaaagatagaaaaagaggtcctatttctccgggtcctatttctccatgtCCTTTttttgggtcctatttctccgggtcctattgGTCGGGGTAATATTTCTCCGGCTACCtcttgaagccattttcgaccTGGAATTGGCGTCAGACAATCTCCAATGGTCCGACCACGTCCATCACCATACTAGCCACCTTATACCATTCGCACATTTCTGCACCTAAATGGGATACCACAGTGTATGATAAATGATGGTTATATTGATCCTTACGATAGtcttgaagccattttcgaccTGGAATTAGCGTCAGACAATCTCCAAATGGTCCGACAACGTCCATCACCATATAACCATCATTTATCATACACTGTGGTATCCCACAGTAACGGTGCTAGCGAACCAACACCGTTACTAAACAatatcaagtcttttatactgttaAATAGATGTTGGAAAACAGCTACTGTCCGTTT
This sequence is a window from Daphnia magna isolate NIES linkage group LG7, ASM2063170v1.1, whole genome shotgun sequence. Protein-coding genes within it:
- the LOC123474189 gene encoding uncharacterized protein LOC123474189, whose amino-acid sequence is MTIIVNPTIPVRYYTTKAPEYYTTSYATPSYYTEAPKYYTTKAPEYYTTTYAAPSYYTEAPKGNTNKGSSFWVSPEGQKFTLTWTADDAGFQPKGDHFPVAPVHEYELPVAPVHEYELPVAPVHFPFNGKGYKIY
- the LOC123474280 gene encoding LOW QUALITY PROTEIN: pH-response regulator protein palF/RIM8-like (The sequence of the model RefSeq protein was modified relative to this genomic sequence to represent the inferred CDS: inserted 2 bases in 1 codon); protein product: MGIESLTIELDNPVGIYFPGEEVSGVLHISNVSSKILKGIHLECQGCAKFCFKELSSQTYYSAEETYLDLIIPLITNEGRETFELVSGVHQFPFVFVLPXKILSSFQTEMLEKFGYGHVKYSIKVVLKRSSRQANGETCYIPFTGVLKPSWKPNYEYVLAFTVKTIVDLNTIPKAAVKLFLHDKLTYCHTSCIGTRTNKYNK